The Phycisphaerae bacterium sequence CAGCAACGATTTCCGCGACCGAGAGGGCTTTCTGGTCAACCATCGCGAAATGAAACGGGCGATGAGAGAAACGCATCGTCTCGGCATGGCCGCGATCGGTTACATCGGGATCGTGCCGGGGCGCAGCTCGCTGCTGCGGTTTGATGATGCGCTCGACGACTATCAGAAGAACTGGGACCTGCAGGACTTCACCTTTTACGCCACTCCCGGCCGCTGGCAGGAGTTCCTGCCCTGGATGACCGACTACTGGTGCCGCGAATACGGCCTCGACGGCTTCTATGCCGACGGCGGCCTGGGTGGCGCGACGTGGGGGCGGCTGAGGCCGGAAAAGGGGACAGGTCCGATTTGCCGGGACGGCCCGGAGGGTGCTTCGCAGAAATCGGGCCTGTTCCCTTTTCCCCCGGAGGATGCGGATCTGTCGCTCGATGAGATCCAGCACCGGTTCTACTACCGGATCAAAAAAGTCCTCCAGCGGCACAAGGCCCGCTTTGGTCTGGAGCAATGGGGCGGCAGCCACGACATGCTGATCACGGGCTTTTACGACTGCCGCATGATCGGCGAGTCATTCCAGGAGGCTCCGCCCGAGGACTACCGCAACAGCTACAACGCCCTGCTGACCGGTACCCCCTTCAAGATGTACGGCATGCGCGAGACCTCGCAGAATCCCTACAACATCGCGATGGCCGCGGTCTGCATGAGCGACATTCAGGTCTGTAGCGGCAACGGCGCATGGGGCGACGTGGCCGACACCGCCGAGACCTGGAAACGCATTCGCCCGCTCTGGCGACTCCTGGAATCGATCGATTTCGACCGACTGATCGAGGCACGGCCGTGGTATGCCCAGGAACTGGTCAGCGGCGAAGGCTTCTACGCCGGTAACTACACAATGCCCAATCGCGCGTTGGTATTCCTGGCGAACAAATCGGAGACGCCGGGTCCGTTCGACGTGCAGATCAAAGTGGATCATCTACCCAAGATCAACGGCCAGTGGCACGTACGCTACGTGCTGGGACGCCAGGGTGCACTCGGACCGCTGGGCGACGGCAGAATAAAGCTCACGCTTCCAGGTCTCCACAGCGGGCCCATCGGCCTGGAACTGATCGCCCGGTAGGCAGGGCGGTGTCGAGGTCGCCCCGGCGACCAAGACCTGCCGCTCGGAGACTGATCCAACAGGTCAGAAGAGCTTCTGCTCCTCGCGCAGCGCCAGCGGCGGGGCGAGTATCTCGCCGAAGACAAACGCCCTCTGAAGCTCTATCAGAGGCAAGCCCACAAGTCGCACGAAGGGCCGCCTGGCTTCGACGCTGGTCGATGGTTGGAGCTCTGACTCCCCGACCGCCGGAACGGCCAACGTCTTCGCCTCCGGGGGTGCCACGACGGGCAACGGTTTCGAAGCGATCCGGGTAAACTCTTTGGCTGCCGGTTCGCCTTGGTCCGGTATCGCAGCGGCGACAACGCGTCGTTCTTGCGGGGGGCGCGGGGTAGGTGACGACGGTCGTTGAGGGGACGGTTGCGGTCTGGCAACCGGCTGAGGTTGATCAGGGCGGCGAGGTGCCGGCGCCTCCCAGACGGCCGGTGGGCGGGGCGCCTGACGTTGCGGCTGTAGCGGGCGTCCGGGAGCCGGTGGCCTGGGCGGCAACCGACGGCCGGGTTCCTCGACGCGGCTCTGCGGGACGCCGCGTTGCACCGGCCGCTTCGGACCTGCCTTGCGCTGCTCGCCTCCAACCTGCTCGATCTTCATCCGCAGGTAGCCCATGACGATCAGCACCACCACCAGAAGGACATAGAAGAAGCAGCTACTGCCTGCCTCTGCGATCGTCACGTGCTGCCACATCACTCAGATCCTCTTGCTCAGCACACTTACGACTTCTTCTGCTCCGGCGGCTTGGTTTCGCCGCCGATCGCGCTGCGCATCGCGGTGTCGGCCTGGATGTTCCTGATCCGGTAGTAATCCATGATGCCCAGGTTGCCGCTGCGGAAGGCCTCGGCGATGGCCAGCGGTACGGTCGCCTCGGCCTCGACCACCTTGGCGCGGTTCTCTTCGACCAATGCGCGCATCTCCGCCTCGCGGGCGCGAGCCATCGCCGCCCGCTTCTCGGCCTCGGCCTGGAACCGCCGCTTGTCGGCTTCAGCCTGATCGGCCTGAAGCTGGGCACCCACGTTGACCCCGACGTCCACATCGGCGATGTCGATCGAGAGAATCTCGAACGCCGTACCTGCGTCCAGACCCTTTTCCAGTACGCGTTTGGAGATTACGTCCGGGTTTTCGAGCACCACTTTGTAGTTCTCGGCCGAGCCGATACTGGTCACGATGCCTTCGCCGACACGGGCAATGATCGTTTCTTCCGTGGCACCGCCGACCAAGCGCGCGATGTTCGTTCGCACCGTCACCCGCGCCCGAGCCTTGAGCTGAATGCCGTCCTTGGCGACCGCCTCGATGCTTTGCTTGCCGCTGGCCGGGTTCGGGCAATCAATCACCTTCGGATTAACCGAGGTGTGCACCGCCTCCAAGACATCACGACCGGCGAGGTCAATCGCACAGGCCGTCTTGAAAGTCATATCGATGCGGGCACGATCCGCGGCGATCAGCGACGAAATGACGTTCTGTACCCGTCCGCCGGCCAGATAGTGCGTCTCCAGGTCGTTGGTCGTGATCTCCAACAAACCGGCCTTCACCGCCCGGATCTTGCTCATCACGATCGTCCGGGCGTCGACTTTACGAAACCGCATGCCGATCAGGTCGGTAATTCTCACGCCGGCACCGCTCATGAACGCCTGGAGCCAGAGATTGAACACCTGTCCCACGAGGGCTAGCACGAAGAGGCAGAGGAGCCCGATCGCGACAATGACAATGATGCCCCACGGGATCCCGTCGTGCTGCGGCGTCCTCTGGGCCAGCAGGCTCAGTGCGAGAATGTGCTCTATCATGTGAAGCCCTTTCTTGTTTTTGAGGAACTGAGATTATTCATCGTCGGGGCCCGCTTTCGAGAACCGCGGCAACGCCCTTTGGCCAACTCATTATAGTGTGCCGACGCCGGATGTCATCTGTTGCACCGCCTTGACCACGGCTGGACCGTCCAGATCGATATCGCATGCCTTCCGAAAGCTCAACTCGACACCGGCCGGACAACGAGCGTCCGATCGACCAGTCCAATGGCTTCCACCTCTACATCCTTCTGAATGACGCCCTGCTCGGCTTTGCATTCATATCGCCGGCCCTGAAAGTCGCAAGTTCCCACCGGCCGCAGCAAGGTCACGGTTCGACCTCTCCGCCCGATAACGGCCCGCAGCGGCTCCAGCGGCATTCGGTCTTCCTCGCTCAGTTGCGGGTTCGGGGGGCAGATGCGCTTGCCGATCGGAGTCCGGTGCCACGTCCGGACCACCATCAACACCGACGCGGGGATCAGGACTGCCAGCGAGGACAGCCCGACCAGGCCCCACAAACCGCTCATCTGAAACGTCTCGTAGACGGCGAAGCCGAGCATGGCGAACGCAACCAGGCTCAGTACCCCGTGTGAAGGGATAAAAATCTCCGCCACCAGGACGGCCGTACCGATCAGATACAGCAGAACAATACCCAGCCAATCGGGCATACATCAGACCCTCGACGCTGCGACCTCGGGGCCAGAGATCAGTTCAGCCTGCGTATGTATTTCCGGCCCGCAAGGCGCTTTGGCAGCGGTCCACAAACAGGCAGTCGCCTCAGGATATCGTTCATCCGGCCCGTCGCACTACCACGCGATTGCCCCTCCGCTCCACAACTACGACGGCCGCGCCGCTCTCGATGTACTCACCTTCGGAGACAACGTCAACCAGCATCCGGCCGAATCGGGCCTTCCCCGCCGGCCGCAGCAGGGTCTCGGCGGTTCCCGTGTCACCAACCAGGGCGACCCCATGATAAGGATCATCGAGCTGGACGGCCTCGTGGTCGGGGTTCGGAGCGATCAAGCTGCCGGCCACGGGCACACGCGGCAGGTAACGGGCGATGAAGTACATGCCGACCAGCGAGCCCACCAGACCGCCTGTCAGGGCGTACAACCCGTGCTTGAGGTAGACATAAATCATTCCGAAGGTGGGTATCCTCGGCCACAGCTCGCGTTCGAAGCCCGGCTCGGATGGGGCGAAGGAGAATAGCAGACCGACGGCCATCAGAATCACGCCCAGTACACCGGCCACTCCGAAACCGGGAATGACGAATATCTCGATCAGCAGCAGGATCGCGCCCAGGACGATTGCCACAATTTCCCAGGTCACCGTGTAGCCGGTCAGGTAGGGCGCCCCAAGAAACAGGATCAGGCAAATCAGGGCGACGGCACCCGCGATGCCCACACCCGGAGTGTTGAGTTCCGTGTAGATCGCCAAGAGCATGAAGAGGAACAGGATGCCCCGCACCAGCGGCGAAGCCAGCCACTTAATGATGGACTCGATCCAGTTACTCTCCAGACGGGTGACCGGCCAGTTTACTTTCAGGTATTCGCGAAGCTCCGCGTCGTTGCTGACCGTCGCCCGGCAGAAACCAAAGGCCTTGGCCTTGTCCGTTCGCATGGTCAACAATTGATCCGGCCCATCGACCGGCTGCGAGATTCGCCCCAGGCTCGGGTCGTTTTCGACGTACTTCCAGGCCGTGCGGCTCCTGGAATCCGACACGTCACCGCTTGAGTCCTTCGTGTCTTTCTCCGTGTTCGTGCCCAGGATCTTCAGCAGGCCGCTGACGCCGCCGCCAGCGCTCTCTTTTCGCTCCAGGCCGAACAGCCTGTCCCGCCCCTTAGTGTCCACCAGCCGTCTCTCGCCGGTCTCGGTGTTCCTCAACCAGTACAAACTGACCGCAGGATCGATGAGTGCCAGGAGGGTTTCGTATTCGTAGTTGTTTCGCCTTGCCGAGTCCTCCAGCTCCGCCAGCAAGGGGCTTACGGCCTTGGCTTTGATGTCGTCGGGAATCGCCGAGGCTCCTTCCTGGGTGATCTGGATCGGCTGGCAGTCGCCGATGGTCGCGTTCCGGGCCATAACGATCTCGTCAGCCGCGAGGGCGATGATCGTCCCGGCGCTGTAAGCCTCGTGGTTAACCCAAGCGACCACACGCACACCGTCGTCTCGCAACGCCTTGAGCTCGTGGCATATCTCAAGCGTGGCTTTCAGGGCACCGCCTGGGGTATCGAGCTCGATAACGACAATCTGGAGGTTCGTCCCCTCAGTCATGCCCAGTCGTCGCTTGAGACTATCATGAGTGACGTTCGTGATCTCGCCCCGTATCGGCAGAACGTAGATCTGGCCTGCCTGTTGGGAAGTCAGCGAAGAGGCAGACGGCTGTGTGGCGTTGGTCTCCTGGGCCGAAGAGTCTCGGAACGGCACCGCCGCCAGCGCTGTCATTGCCACGAGCAGGAGCGAACGTACGCCAGGGCGAAGTATTCGCAAGTCTGGAATAAAGGGTAATGTCGCGGACATCGTCGCACCGCCCGCAGAAGCTGCACCAGACCTTTGGACGCGTCCCACGCCGGTTTGCCTCCGCGGCATTTTGCGTTTGTCCCTGACGGTCAACCTCCGAGTTGGCCGTCCACCGGCGCAGATCCCGGTCCGTGCGTGCCTGCCCAAAAGGCTCCGGAGGTATAGTCACATGCTTGCGCCATATGTTACGCCCCCCCGACGGTAGCCGCAAGTTGAATCAAAGACGATGTTTATAACCGGGGGCGGCGCGGGTTCGGCCGGCTATTCGCCCGGGCTGCAAAGCTCTCGATAAACACCCGCGATGCTGGAAACCATGGCACTGGCCTGATGGTGGGCCCGAATGTACTCCAACCCCCCCTGGGCAAGCCTCCGGGCAACGGCCTTGTCCGCCAGCAGGGCCGACAGCTTCTCGCTGATCTGACGGGGTTTCTGAGGGTCGAAGAGGGAGGCAGTCACGCCGTCGATCAAGTAGTCGCCGATCGTCCCCGTCGGAGCGATAATCGCCAGGCCTGTAGCCATGGCCATCAGCGTGCTAATGGTGAAACGCCGCCGCTCGCCCGGCAGAATGTAGAAGTCCGCGTCGCGCATGGCCGCCTGCATGGCCGTCCAGTCGTGCAGCTCGCCTGCAAACGTTACCCGCGAACGCAACCCGAGTTGCCGAACCACCTTGCGAAACACGTACTCGCCGGGACCCGAGGACAACACAAAAAGATGCATGTCTTGCCCGGCTGCGATTACGGCATCCATCGCCTTGAGAATCAGGTGCAGACCGCAGTCGTGCGTCAACGGGGCCGTTACCAGGACAGTGGGGACCCGCTCCGGATCCGCAAAACACGCCGGCTCCGGGCTGGCGGGGATGCCCAGAGGAATCACCCGGATGCGGCTGACCAGGTCCGGCCGCTTTCGAACCAACGACTGTTGAAGGGTCGGCGTCGTGCAAATGACGACCAGTTCCGGCGGAAGCCGCAATCTGAGAAAGCGGCGGACGTCGGAAAGGTCGGTCAGGTGCACCACGACTCGGCTCCCCCACTCCATCACCCAATCCTGCGCCATGTGCAACAGGTCCGCCGACATGCAGTGAATCACATCGGGTTTCTCGTCGCCGATCAGGGCCAGGGCTTGATCGGGGTTCAACCGCCGCCAGTGCCATGGCCAGCAACGCCTGGGCAGATAGAACAACTGCGACGGGCCTATCGCCTCTTCGATCCGGCAGGTCGAGCGGGCCAGTACCATCACCCGCACGACCTCATCAATCATTCCCACGCACAGTTGACGGACCGTGCTGCCGAGACGGTCGAGGACGTCGTCGTCGATGACCAACAGCGTGCTGACTGGAGAAATGATCTGTTCCGCGTCATCAGCCATTGCACTAACCCCGCAGCGGGGACTGCCCGGTCCATCTATCGGCAATCTCAACGTGATCCCACGACACGGCCGGTAAAGCACCGATGATATCCGTCCAGCATCTTCAGCACCTTTTCACGCATGGCCTCGCCGCAAAGCTCGTCCAACGACGCGAGGTCCAAAGGCGTGGCAAAGCAGAACCGCTCAGCGTTTTCTCGATAGTGTTCCACGGGCGGCTCGGGCCAGGCCAGGCCGGCATCGTGGAAACCCAGACTGATGAACTCTCGAAGCGTGAGGCTGGATTCCGAGATCATGACCTCCGCGTCGAGGCTGCGCAT is a genomic window containing:
- a CDS encoding NfeD family protein produces the protein MSATLPFIPDLRILRPGVRSLLLVAMTALAAVPFRDSSAQETNATQPSASSLTSQQAGQIYVLPIRGEITNVTHDSLKRRLGMTEGTNLQIVVIELDTPGGALKATLEICHELKALRDDGVRVVAWVNHEAYSAGTIIALAADEIVMARNATIGDCQPIQITQEGASAIPDDIKAKAVSPLLAELEDSARRNNYEYETLLALIDPAVSLYWLRNTETGERRLVDTKGRDRLFGLERKESAGGGVSGLLKILGTNTEKDTKDSSGDVSDSRSRTAWKYVENDPSLGRISQPVDGPDQLLTMRTDKAKAFGFCRATVSNDAELREYLKVNWPVTRLESNWIESIIKWLASPLVRGILFLFMLLAIYTELNTPGVGIAGAVALICLILFLGAPYLTGYTVTWEIVAIVLGAILLLIEIFVIPGFGVAGVLGVILMAVGLLFSFAPSEPGFERELWPRIPTFGMIYVYLKHGLYALTGGLVGSLVGMYFIARYLPRVPVAGSLIAPNPDHEAVQLDDPYHGVALVGDTGTAETLLRPAGKARFGRMLVDVVSEGEYIESGAAVVVVERRGNRVVVRRAG
- the floA gene encoding flotillin-like protein FloA (flotillin-like protein involved in membrane lipid rafts), yielding MIEHILALSLLAQRTPQHDGIPWGIIVIVAIGLLCLFVLALVGQVFNLWLQAFMSGAGVRITDLIGMRFRKVDARTIVMSKIRAVKAGLLEITTNDLETHYLAGGRVQNVISSLIAADRARIDMTFKTACAIDLAGRDVLEAVHTSVNPKVIDCPNPASGKQSIEAVAKDGIQLKARARVTVRTNIARLVGGATEETIIARVGEGIVTSIGSAENYKVVLENPDVISKRVLEKGLDAGTAFEILSIDIADVDVGVNVGAQLQADQAEADKRRFQAEAEKRAAMARAREAEMRALVEENRAKVVEAEATVPLAIAEAFRSGNLGIMDYYRIRNIQADTAMRSAIGGETKPPEQKKS
- a CDS encoding glycosyltransferase family 4 protein, which codes for MADDAEQIISPVSTLLVIDDDVLDRLGSTVRQLCVGMIDEVVRVMVLARSTCRIEEAIGPSQLFYLPRRCWPWHWRRLNPDQALALIGDEKPDVIHCMSADLLHMAQDWVMEWGSRVVVHLTDLSDVRRFLRLRLPPELVVICTTPTLQQSLVRKRPDLVSRIRVIPLGIPASPEPACFADPERVPTVLVTAPLTHDCGLHLILKAMDAVIAAGQDMHLFVLSSGPGEYVFRKVVRQLGLRSRVTFAGELHDWTAMQAAMRDADFYILPGERRRFTISTLMAMATGLAIIAPTGTIGDYLIDGVTASLFDPQKPRQISEKLSALLADKAVARRLAQGGLEYIRAHHQASAMVSSIAGVYRELCSPGE